GCATCGCCTCAGAATTCGGCCACGATATAATAAAAAACTTCCTGAAAAATTGGTGAGTGCTCACTAACCATAGATATAACTAAATTTATGCTATTTTTCATCTGTAATGTCACCTCGCATTTATTGCGGGGTTATTTGTAAAATACACACTTTCACTTCATACCTGCGGAAGCGGGTATCCATTATTTTATATTATAGATTCCCGCTGGAGTTTACCCCGTGCTTGACACGGGGCGGGAATGAAAAATGGCGTAGCTATTCTTAACCCCGCAATAAATGCGGAGTGACAATTGCGGTTAAGGGGTAAAAATCTATGGTTAGTAATCACTAACAAAAATTGCCTATAAACTAGCCTCAATTAATTTATTAAGGTTGCTTGTGAAGTGCTTGATATCTGGCACTGGCTCACCTTCAGTGATATTTGCTTCAGCAAATAAAAGCAGAATTAGATTTTTTGCTTTTTCTAAATCTTGAGAATTATTATTTTTTGAATCATCAGCTATTTTTGCTAATTTCTTGATTATATTATGTTCAGGATTAATCTCAAAAATTTTTGCAGTTGATGTTTGAATTTGCTTGTTTTCAACTAAAAATCTCTCAAGTCTAATATCCATCGCACCCTCTGGAACAGAAAGGCAAGCAGGGCTTTCATAAAGTTTATTTGTTTTCTTAACTGAGCTAATTTTATCGCCCAAAACTTCCTTAATTAGATTAATTAAATTATTTAAATTGCCTTTATTTTCAGCAGAAGTATTTTCTTCTTGTGGGTTTTTATTTTCAGCATTTTCGGTTTTTATTTCTTCCAAATCATCACCTGATTTAATTACAGATTTGAATTTATGTCCTTTATATTCATGCAGAACATTAACCCAAAAATCATCAACGCTATCTGTTAGAATTATAACCTCAAAGCCCCTTTTAACGAAGCCCTCAAGCTGAGGGTTATCAAGACCTGTCTTCCTATCAGGTGAGTTAATATAATAAATTGCTTTTTGATTTTCTTTGATATTTTCAATATATTGTTTTAGGCTGATAAATTCCTCAGATTTATTGGTTTGGAACAGGCAAGCCTCTAAAATTTCATCTCTTGGCTCTAAGCCATCGCAAAGGCCTTCCTTAAGAACCGCCCCAAAATTCTGCCAAAATTTATTATAATTTTCTCTATCATTAGTTAATTTATTTGATAATTCTTTCAAAATCTTTTTCGTGATAGAAGTTTTGATTTTCTGCATCACATTATTATTTTGAATAGTTTCACGGCTAATATTTAGCGGTAAATCATTACTATCAACTACACCCCTTATGAACCTTAGATAGGCAGGTATTACATCTAAATTCTCAGAAATTAGAACTCTTTTTATGTATAATTTGAGGCGAGTTATTCTATCTGGGTGATATAAATCAAATGGCTTTTTTGAAGGCACAAAAAGCAGGGAATTATATTCAACCAAGCCTTCTGCCTTATTGTGAATGGTTAAAAATGGTTTGTCATCACCTAAATGAGAAAGCGATTTATAAAATTCTTCATATTCCTCATTTGTGATTTCATTTTTATTTTTTAGCCATAGTGCTTTTCCTTCATTTACTAGGATTTCTGGGCTTTCTGCATCTTTGAAATAAATTTTGAATGCGATGTGATTTGAATAATTATCAATTATATTTTTGAGGTGAAATTTATCTAAAAAATCATCTTCTTCAGGTTTAATATGGAGTGTAATTATTGTTCCTCTACCGATGTTTGCTGAAGATTCTTCAATTGTAAATTCACCATCACCCTTAGAATTCCAGATGTGAGCTTTAGTTTCACCCGCATATTGCGAGATAACATTTACATTATCTGCAATCATAAAAGCAGAATAAAAACCCACGCCAAACTGGCCGATTAATTGATTGTCCTTAAAATTATCATTAGCGATATTTTCCAAAAATTTTTGTGTCCCACTGCGTGCAATTGTTCCAAGATTTTCAATAAGATTTTCTCGCGTCATTCCAATTCCATTATCAGAAATTTTGAGCAGGCGATTTTTTTTATCTAGCTCAATTTTGATTTTTAACTCATCAGCGCCAAGCAAATCAGGCTGCTGAATTGCCAAATATCTTAGTTTATCACAAGCATCTGAGGCGTTGGAGATAAGCTCACGCAGAACAATATCCTTATTTTGATAAAGCGAATGAACCATTAGGTTAAAAACCTTATCAGTTTCCGCTGAGAATTTTAGAGTTTGTTTGGTCATAATTTTGTAAAATATTTTTGTATAAATTTAGTAACACAATCGCCAATTTCAAGAGTATTGCTATTATTTTTTCTTTTTAATTTTACCTTTTGCAAATTAATTCTATTAATTAGAAAACCAAAATTTTCAAACTATGAAAAAAGCCTTTGATATAAAATTCCAAAATCTTGCAAAAAAATCTTCAAATTCTGTATTTTTAATTGGTGAAAAACTCATATTTTCTGAGGAGTTGAAGAAGTTAGATAATTCCCATAGTGGCATTATAAAAAAGGCTATTTCTGATGCTAAATTTGATGGCAAACGAAAAAAGTTTTTATCAATTTTTTTGAATGATAAATCAGTTTCAAGGGTAATTTTAGCTGGTATTGGTGAAGATAAGCAGAAAAACGCTGAAAAATCTGTGCGTGAATTAGGGGCGGAAATTCAATCTCATCTGCAAGATGCAAAAATTTCTGAGGCTTCAATTATCGTTGAAAAAAATATTTACGGCCTTGAAAATGCTGAAGCAAGTGCGAATATAGCTTATGGGGCAATTTTGAAAGGTTATAATTTCTTAAAATATTTCACTAAGAAAAAAGAAGAGGAAAAACCAAGCCTAAAAGCACTTCATATTTGTTCGGCAAATGATAAAAAATCGGCAGAAAAATTCACGAAATTAGAGGCAATTGCTGATGCAGTTTATGTTGCTAGAAATTATGTTTGTGAGCCACCTAATGTTATTTATCCTGAGAGTTATGCGAATCTCATCAAAGAGGATTTCAAAAATCTCAATATAAAAGTTGAAATTTTAGACGCAAAACAAATGCAAAAACTCGGAATGAACACCCTGCTTGGCGTTGGGCAAGGTAGCTCCAAGGAATCTCGAATGGTGATTATGAGCTATAATGGCTCGCCCAAAAAGAATGATGCACCAATTGCGTTTGTTGGTAAGGGCGTTTGCTTTGATACTGGTGGAATTAGCATCAAACCAAGCGATGGTATGGAAGATATGAAATATGATATGGGCGGTTCTGCGGCTGTTGTTGGTGCTATGCGTTCACTTGCTGGTAGAAAGGCAAAAGTAAATGCGGTTGGAATTGTTGGGCTTGTTGAAAATATGCCAGATGGCAACGCCCAAAGGCCAAGCGATGTTGTGATTTCAATGAGTGGCCAAAGCGTTGAAGTGCTTAACACTGACGCTGAAGG
The sequence above is a segment of the Rickettsiales bacterium genome. Coding sequences within it:
- a CDS encoding leucyl aminopeptidase, whose protein sequence is MKKAFDIKFQNLAKKSSNSVFLIGEKLIFSEELKKLDNSHSGIIKKAISDAKFDGKRKKFLSIFLNDKSVSRVILAGIGEDKQKNAEKSVRELGAEIQSHLQDAKISEASIIVEKNIYGLENAEASANIAYGAILKGYNFLKYFTKKKEEEKPSLKALHICSANDKKSAEKFTKLEAIADAVYVARNYVCEPPNVIYPESYANLIKEDFKNLNIKVEILDAKQMQKLGMNTLLGVGQGSSKESRMVIMSYNGSPKKNDAPIAFVGKGVCFDTGGISIKPSDGMEDMKYDMGGSAAVVGAMRSLAGRKAKVNAVGIVGLVENMPDGNAQRPSDVVISMSGQSVEVLNTDAEGRLVLADALWYCQQRFNPKFMIDLATLTGACVIALGQHKAGLLSNDDTLAKQIFEAGEEVSENVWRLPMGDEYDRQIDSKIADVQNISNMKGGGTITAAQFLQRFVNGKKWAHLDIAGVAWATKEKSLVPVNVATGFGVQLLDRLVAKFYEN
- the htpG gene encoding molecular chaperone HtpG, which encodes MTKQTLKFSAETDKVFNLMVHSLYQNKDIVLRELISNASDACDKLRYLAIQQPDLLGADELKIKIELDKKNRLLKISDNGIGMTRENLIENLGTIARSGTQKFLENIANDNFKDNQLIGQFGVGFYSAFMIADNVNVISQYAGETKAHIWNSKGDGEFTIEESSANIGRGTIITLHIKPEEDDFLDKFHLKNIIDNYSNHIAFKIYFKDAESPEILVNEGKALWLKNKNEITNEEYEEFYKSLSHLGDDKPFLTIHNKAEGLVEYNSLLFVPSKKPFDLYHPDRITRLKLYIKRVLISENLDVIPAYLRFIRGVVDSNDLPLNISRETIQNNNVMQKIKTSITKKILKELSNKLTNDRENYNKFWQNFGAVLKEGLCDGLEPRDEILEACLFQTNKSEEFISLKQYIENIKENQKAIYYINSPDRKTGLDNPQLEGFVKRGFEVIILTDSVDDFWVNVLHEYKGHKFKSVIKSGDDLEEIKTENAENKNPQEENTSAENKGNLNNLINLIKEVLGDKISSVKKTNKLYESPACLSVPEGAMDIRLERFLVENKQIQTSTAKIFEINPEHNIIKKLAKIADDSKNNNSQDLEKAKNLILLLFAEANITEGEPVPDIKHFTSNLNKLIEASL